The Maridesulfovibrio zosterae DSM 11974 genome contains a region encoding:
- a CDS encoding ABC transporter permease gives MLKYIQSRLLRLVPVLLVITFITFSLMFLASGDPAQKKLIAQGIAPTAEVLKATQESMGLNDPFLVRYGNWLWSFLHGDLGESYSKGLPVSRLMWNAMGKTAMVAVSALALSLIVSIPLGIWTAVKRNTVVDYFVRFLTFLANAIPSFLAALLLIYLFCVFLQWLPVLAKNSFQGLILPTVALAMPTIGKFIKQIRAEVLGELGQNYVTGAQARGVMSGTLLVKDVLHNSMLSILTVIGFAVGHLFAGSVVIEAIFQWPGIGKLVMDAITARDYPVIQGFVVYIAILYVLINLLTDLAYRYFDPRVTES, from the coding sequence ATGCTTAAATATATTCAAAGTCGTCTATTAAGACTCGTTCCTGTACTTTTAGTGATAACATTCATTACATTTTCCCTTATGTTCCTCGCTTCAGGTGATCCGGCACAGAAGAAGTTGATAGCTCAAGGAATAGCTCCAACCGCGGAAGTGCTTAAAGCCACTCAGGAGAGTATGGGCTTAAATGATCCTTTTCTTGTGCGGTACGGGAACTGGCTATGGTCTTTTTTGCATGGGGACCTCGGTGAGTCATACTCAAAAGGGCTGCCGGTATCCCGGTTAATGTGGAATGCTATGGGCAAGACTGCGATGGTGGCAGTTTCTGCACTGGCACTTTCCCTGATTGTATCCATCCCTCTTGGAATCTGGACCGCAGTCAAAAGAAACACAGTTGTAGATTATTTTGTCAGGTTTTTAACTTTTTTAGCCAACGCTATCCCTTCATTTTTGGCTGCTCTATTGTTGATTTATCTGTTTTGCGTGTTTCTTCAGTGGCTTCCAGTGCTCGCGAAAAATAGTTTTCAGGGTCTTATTCTGCCTACCGTTGCTCTTGCCATGCCGACAATTGGCAAGTTTATAAAGCAGATCAGGGCGGAGGTACTTGGTGAGCTGGGACAAAATTATGTAACTGGTGCTCAGGCAAGAGGTGTAATGTCCGGTACTCTTTTAGTAAAAGACGTACTGCATAATTCCATGCTTTCCATATTAACGGTTATAGGCTTTGCAGTGGGGCACTTATTTGCCGGTAGCGTTGTTATCGAGGCGATTTTCCAATGGCCCGGAATAGGGAAGCTGGTAATGGATGCTATTACGGCCAGAGACTATCCGGTTATACAGGGATTCGTAGTTTATATTGCGATCCTCTATGTACTTATCAATTTGCTGACCGATCTGGCTTATCGCTATTTTGATCCTCGGGTAACCGAAAGCTGA
- a CDS encoding ABC transporter substrate-binding protein, protein MLSKKSTIFSRCLIVFFLLISVLICSSVHASAAQPKVVRIGDLFANTYTSLDPQKGSFGWYTSTLGLSETLFRIDDSYAVVPWLAESASVDGATWTIKLRDNVKFSDGSKLTADMAVKCIERASKVNEKSQMLRGASLAVVDARTFTISTPKLLPTVLNELCNVYMAMINLDASKDIDNDPVCTGPFKVDKFDPGVSVKLVRNDNYWGGKVNLDGVEGLYVADADTLSLAFQNGEIDAYIGPTTNDLSIFSASPEKYKVFAIPASRLYYYYLSMERLPAKELRAAINMSIKTSDVCILLAGLASPTVGAYGTGTAYGNITKHGFDPAQAKRLIEKLGYTLDENGYYAKDGKEIELDIAYYAARSIDKIVLLMQEQLRKVGIKANLSVTEDPDGTYMSNGNFDIGVYCMTANPSADPYYFMERVVGGGKYTSGRYNNARAKNLLKQLYSEPVAARRAKLAVDIQQQIINDEAMGFLAILNKTTVMRVGVANCSEKNPISFYFLNANTTIND, encoded by the coding sequence ATGCTTTCAAAAAAAAGCACGATTTTTTCTAGGTGCTTGATTGTATTTTTTTTGCTGATATCAGTTTTGATTTGTTCTTCGGTCCACGCGTCCGCTGCTCAGCCTAAAGTTGTTCGTATTGGAGATTTATTCGCTAATACATACACCAGTCTTGATCCTCAGAAGGGGTCTTTCGGTTGGTATACTTCTACGCTGGGGCTTTCCGAGACCCTGTTCCGTATTGATGATAGTTACGCTGTTGTTCCCTGGCTGGCTGAATCAGCTTCAGTTGACGGAGCGACTTGGACTATTAAATTACGGGACAATGTAAAATTTTCAGACGGTAGCAAGCTTACAGCTGATATGGCAGTAAAATGTATAGAGCGTGCAAGCAAGGTAAATGAAAAATCTCAGATGCTTAGGGGAGCGTCTTTAGCTGTAGTGGATGCGAGAACATTTACTATTTCCACCCCTAAGCTTCTGCCTACAGTGCTTAACGAGCTATGTAACGTTTATATGGCGATGATAAACCTCGATGCTTCAAAAGATATAGATAATGATCCTGTCTGTACTGGGCCATTTAAGGTAGATAAATTTGACCCAGGTGTATCCGTCAAACTTGTGCGTAACGATAATTACTGGGGAGGAAAGGTTAATCTTGATGGAGTTGAAGGGCTGTACGTTGCTGATGCCGACACTCTTTCGCTTGCATTTCAGAATGGAGAGATTGATGCATACATTGGTCCCACAACCAATGATCTCAGCATATTTTCTGCCTCTCCTGAAAAGTACAAGGTTTTCGCAATTCCAGCTTCCCGTCTGTATTATTACTATTTAAGCATGGAGCGTCTTCCAGCTAAAGAGCTTCGTGCTGCAATTAACATGTCCATTAAGACTAGTGATGTGTGCATCCTCCTCGCCGGTCTGGCCAGCCCAACTGTAGGAGCCTATGGTACCGGCACAGCATACGGTAATATTACAAAACACGGTTTTGATCCTGCTCAGGCGAAGAGGCTTATTGAAAAACTCGGCTATACTCTTGATGAGAACGGTTACTATGCCAAAGATGGCAAGGAGATTGAGCTGGACATTGCTTACTATGCAGCCCGTTCAATTGATAAGATAGTTCTTCTTATGCAGGAACAGTTAAGAAAAGTCGGTATCAAGGCCAATTTGAGTGTTACTGAGGACCCGGACGGGACCTATATGAGTAATGGGAATTTTGATATCGGCGTATACTGCATGACAGCTAATCCTTCAGCTGACCCATATTACTTCATGGAACGTGTAGTCGGCGGCGGCAAATATACCTCTGGCAGATACAACAATGCCAGAGCCAAGAATCTTCTGAAGCAGCTTTATTCGGAACCTGTAGCAGCACGACGTGCGAAACTTGCCGTAGATATCCAGCAGCAGATAATAAACGATGAAGCTATGGGGTTTTTGGCAATTCTTAATAAGACTACGGTTATGAGAGTCGGGGTTGCCAATTGCAGTGAAAAGAACCCTATCAGTTTCTATTTTCTGAATGCCAATACTACAATAAATGACTGA